Within Natator depressus isolate rNatDep1 chromosome 6, rNatDep2.hap1, whole genome shotgun sequence, the genomic segment tagccatcaccttcagcccccaactaaaacccctccaacgcattattaaggatctacaacctatcctgaaggatgacccaacagtctcacaaatcttgggagacaggccagtccttgcctacagacagccccccaacctgaagcaaatactcaccagcaaccacataccacataacagaaccactaacccaggaacctatccttgcaacaaagcccgttgccaactgtgcccacatatctattcaggggacaccatcacagggcctaataacatcagccacactatcagaggctcgttcacctgcacatccaccaatgtgatatatgccatcatgtgccagcaatgcccctctgccatgtacattggtcaaactggatagtctctatgtaaaagaataaatggaaacaaatcagatgtcaagaattataacattcataaaccagtcggagaacacttcaatctctctggtcacgcgattacagacatgaaagttgcgatattacaacaaaaaaacttcaaatccagactccagcgagagactgctgaattggaattcatttgcaaattggatacaattaacttaggcttgaatagagactgggagtggctaagtcattatgcaaggtaagctatttccccttgttttttcctccccccccccccccccaacgttcttgttaaaccctggatttgtgctggaaatggcccaacttgattatcatatacattgtaaggagagtgatcactttagataagctattatcagcaggagagtggggtggggggaggtattttttcatgctttgtgtgtataaaaagatcttctacactttccacagtatgcatccgatgaagtgagctgttgctcaagaaagcttatgctcaaataaattggttagtctctaaggtgccacaagtactccttttctcattccCACCCTGTCTTCTTCTGGGGGAGGTGGTAGAGGGGTGCAAGGATTACAGTGTAACCAGGGATGAAATCCCCCACAAAAGCCTGTCATACCCAGCAGTGATCTAGTGTTGTTTCTGAAATAGGGAGGggcagctcttaaaaaaaaaaaaaaaaatcacatgaagcTTTTGTTTGGAGCACACAGGCCTGGTTGCAGGGTTAGTCCCAGGAAGGAAATCTCCTGCTTCATGAGCTTAGCCTTTTTTGGCTTTAGCTTTAGTCCAGCTTTCATTAAAACCTAACACAGGACTTTTAATACCATTCCCTGTCTGCACCAGAATATCATCTACATGttgcacaacattttaaaaggtttaacCAACCCTAAACCATCAGTTGCATTCATTTGCAATTTACTAAGGCATTTAAATCTTGTATACACTTGCTTTAGTTTAAATACaattcttttttctatttacaaaACATTCCCATATAGATTCTCACTCCCTAATAACCTTTACTTTACACCACAGTTAATCAGAACTTTTGGATACAATTTTTAGTGGTTAATCATCATTTCTTACATTCACTGATCTTTCTTGGTGCTGAGTTggtttctgcttccaaaacacacagccatCTGAAAAAGCCTCTTTGGAGCCAtgataggattttaattaagtagtaTGTCTTGTTTACATTTCTTTTACAGTATACACTGCATGTTCCATAGAAATGCTCACTCCTTTCAtaatttaactttcacttttttatttgctataacatatatatatatacacacgcacacacacacaaaatacattaatattttatttttcttctacaGCTCTCTCAGCTGTTGCTTCGTTACTGAAAAAGGGATGCAGGATCTCTCTCCACTATCCCAGTTCTGCCTGTGCCCTTTTATTCCCTATTTTCATTTACTggtttatatttaatatttataacttaattaaaaaaagttaaactttGTAATAGCACTGAGACACCCAAAGTGTTAACTAACAAACTTAAGACTGCCCAGACATGTTGGCTGCTGctcaaagagtgtgtgtgtgggtgtcagCTTTGCAATCTTGAATGAAAGATTTGGATGGAATTTTAGTGGACTCTTTTAAAAGCCAATTCATTTTAAACATACAAAAGAGGGTATTACAaactctctctcatcaacagaagttggtccaataaaagatattacctcacgcactGTGTCTCTCCATAGTCAATAGTTCTAATCAGACTGTcactctgccagcagcagctatTTACAATTGATTATTTACAGATACATTTCTCCAGAAGCGGTCTTTTCCTTCTAAACAGCTGTAAAAGCTTCTGGGGACAAAACATAGTTGTGCCCAACTCATCTCCCCTTTACATAATTTGTTTCATTACTAAGGCATGACTGCATGGCGTTGTACTGCCATTACTGTCTTTCACTATCAAcccaagcatttttttttttggtaaaacacCAACATTCTGTAACATTTAATCACTtctaattttttaacattttattactTGCACTACCCTCAACTGTCTAGTCCCCTCTGAGCTCTGCAGTGTTAATTTGCACAAAAGCTCCTTTTAACTGCACATACCTTTTCCTTACTCACTAGTTTTTCCTTGTTTAATAAGACACTTCCCAAGACCGCACTAGCTACTAACTTCTGGGACTATAATTCTTCTGTCTCATCTCCCAGAACAACATTTCTCTGCTGACTTTTTCTCAGTCTCTAAGTTTATCTTTATGTTTTTTGCACTTATTTCTTAACTTAGTACACTTTGCCTGCAAAGCTGTACTCACTAAATATGGTCCTTGAAAGACAACTGCTTTTCACTTTGGATTTATGCGACAGACATCATTTTTTCCTTCCAGGAATCTTTTCCATTTAGCTTGTTTCCTTCTCTACAACTTTGATTTGTTCTCTATGCTTTTTGCATTCATCCCTCAGGGTGGCATATTTCATTTGTAGCCACCAGAAATAATGCTTGTGAAACTGCTGCTTTATTTTGGCTCTCTTTGCCTTAGGATAAAAGAAACTAGATACTGTTTTTTCTGTGGCTGCCAacggttttttttttgttttaatttcagtggCATTCAACAGACTTCTGCAAGCATTCTTTTACATAGATATCTAGAATATCTCCCTCTACTCCCCTTATTTTATTGAATTTCTCTTTTCAAGAGAATTCTATATTGTCCCTAGATAACAGGTCCCTTCACTTTGGGGGTTTACAGCAACTGAAATTGTCAGGGGTCCTTTCTGGTCACCAAAAATTTTGGAATCATTAATAGTATCTGAAATTATTGGAGACCACCAAATGCTAATTTAATCAacaattcctttattaaatccaaagacCAAATAGTATTTTATACAATTGCTGTAAACATGCATAGCACCCTAAAAATGAACAGTTACTACACCCAATACAGTAATAAAATATTGATAAGAACATGATCAGTATACTTACGAACAGGCCTGACCTAGGGAAAACCATTTCATCTTGGCATGCTCCAGCATGATCAGGTAGGATCTGAAAAAGAACCGGCAGCTTCATGGCTCTCTTTATACACTTCAGCTAACTTGCTAGCTTTAGCAAAAACCCAGTTTGAAGCAGTTTATCCTTGCTACTTTCTTTCCTCCAAGGCCTTCCTTTCGGCTCCTCTCTCCTTATTACCAGCTAAATAATGGGATGGTTTGTACTTGTTTCTTTTAAGAcagttttcctttgtctttttgcTTTATCAGTTACTTTTTGAACCACATATATCTTTTCCGCACTATAAGTAATAATACTTATTATTTTCATAGCCTTCTTTTACTTGTTGATGGGGGCTTTTCTGTACTAGCCACAAATTATAAACCAAACTTCAGCTAACTTtaattcttttcagagtaacagccgtgtcagtctgtattcgcaaaaagaaaaggagtacttgtggcaccttagagactaaccaatttatttgagcatccgatcaagtgagctgtagctcacgaaagcttatgctcaaataaattggttagtctctaaggtgccacaagtactccttttctttttaattcttttaatttcATAAGTACCTCTGCAGCAGGCATTCCTAGGCATGGGTTCTTCAGTTCCCTCTCTTGTCTACTCCTTGTGAGGTATGGTGACAGCAGCAAGCCATCAGGTCCAAAgagtattcacccaaaagttctgaaggattTAAGAATTAAGTGAGTGAGCTGCtaacaaaacaatgtaatttACAATGAAAGCTAGCTGATATTCTTGAGGACTAGAAGGTGGGCAATATTAggtctatttttttaaagcattaggATTAAGCCTGACATTTAAAGGCCAGTATCTTTACTTCAGCACTTGGCAAGTTGTTTGAAGCAATATTAAGAAGAACACCTGTCCTAGAGAAACACAATACAAGACCCAATTAATGTGGGCTTTAACCGAGAATCACATCCCTCAATTTAGGAGAAGTCTTTGAGGGTGACAAAGGAAAACCAGTTGATATTATTGGTTCAGACTTTCAAAAAGCTTTAATCAGGTTCCTCATAAGAAGGTGTAATTAAGGAAACTAGACACAGGGTGTAAGAGAAGTTCTTTTGTGTACTACAAATTgacagaaacagaaaacaaacaggaaTAAGTCATCAGTTTTTAAATCATGGAATGAAGCAAATAAGAGGATATTGCAATGATTTATACTAAGAGCAGTTTAAACTTATTTATTAAAGACCTGGAGAGGAAGGTAAACAGTGATCTGGCAAAATCTGCACATGACACAAGATTATTTAGATTAGTCAAAGACTTCAGAAGACTGAGGAAGTTCAGAGGCACCTGAGTTAGAGAATTAAATAAAATTCACTGTAGATAAATATGATGCTCACAGAGAGGAACAGTTTAAATTTCTAACActgctagattttaaaataaacagatattCAGAAAAAGTATCTAGCCATACCTGTTTACAGTTTATGATAGAGTCATTATGGTTTAGTAGCCAGGAAAATATTTGGGAGTCTCTTTCAGACTCTCTTACCTTAGGATGGGTTTGTCTTACTTGTCTGAGCTTGATTTTCTAGGACTCCAGGAGGCTGCTAGCGTGTGTCCTTCTTATAGGATACACCTGGCAAGACCAGGTAATCACCCTGCTAAGAGTGGGACTAGAGaaatttataccagcataaagccccactgaagtcaagagggtTCTGCCTGCATGTTTTACCTTATTAGCGCTCAAGCACTAAGTAGAATCAAAACGTGGCCATTCGTTTCAATTACAGAATTGagacaccttgggcctgattgtcagaggtgTTGAGCGTCTGGATCTCCCCATGCCTTTATCTGGATCGGgagtgctcagtgcttctgaaaaatcaggttcaATGGAGCTCAGATTTAGATGGGCGGCCCCTACAATCAGCAGCCACGGACAACCTGGGCCTTCGCCTTTCACAAACTACGGCTCTTCGTGAGGAGCCACAACCACGCCTCTGACTTGGTGCCTGTGAACTGGGCCAGCAGTGCTGTGCGGCGACCACTTGCGGGTACGGATAAGGGCACTGGGAGACTTAAGTTCCCCGCTGTACGAGCCCATGGGGCGGAGGGCAACAGTCTGTCACTCGGGGGCCGCTTCTTCAGCTGTGCGGCCCCTGGCCTCAGGTTCCCCATCCCTCAAACAGGGATCAGAACGCTCCCCTGCTCCAGGAGGGGCCTGCGCACCCCAAAGCCGGGGGCGGCTGCGTAGGGCGGCTGGGCCCCGGACTCCTCGGGCAGCAGCTCCCCCAGAGGCCGGAGGAGGCGGGCGGTTCAGGGGAGGCAGGAGACCGAGTCAGGTCAAAGGGCAACATGGGGAGCACGCCCGGGCGGCTGCGGAAGTGAGAGCTCTGTACCATGGAGCTGTCGGCAAGTGGTGGCTAGAGCGGCGGGCAGTCGGGGCCGCTCTGCGCGGCGGGAGGCCCGCTCAGTgcggctggctggctggcggggCAATATGGAGGAGGGGGTGTACCGGGCCGTGTCTGGGGGCCGCATCGCGCTGCAGCGCCGCCAGTACAGCGCCTCCTGCCGGGAGTTCTCGGTGTGCTGCCCCCGGCTGCAGCTGCGCTCGCTGAGCGCCGCTACCTGCTCCGTCTGGCTGGCGGCTTATGGGCTCTTCGTGCTCAGCCAGGTACCGAGGGGCTCCCCGGGcccgccccgaccgcgcccccgGGGCTCTGCCCcggcggggccccccaaagcctCCTCCGCCTTGCGGGCGCCCAGGTCATGCGCCGCCACGTTCTCCCAGCCCCCGTGAGGGGCGCCCGAAATCCGCCGTCAGGGGAGCCCTGGCGTCAGCCCGCGTCCCCTGCGCCCCATCAGGGTCCCCCATGGCCACTGCTCATTTATCAAAGGCTCCCAGTGCTGCAGTCTCCAGGCGGGCACGGAAATTTGGAAAACAGTTTATGTCATTATTTAAAAGAAGGGACCTTTTGTCATTATTTACCTGGGGAATCCCTTTGCCCCCACCACCTTCGCACACAGACACCAGGCAGCAGCCAGCGCCTTAAACCGGCGCAAATTCCGAGAAAGGCAGAAGAGGAACAAAAGTTAAAGGCAGACAAATTCAAGttagaaataaagcacaaattTAACACTGAGGGTGAGTAACTGCTGGAAGAAATGagcagggaagtggtggattctccatatcttgatgtcttcaaatcaagactttctggatgcctttctgaaagctATCCTTGAGTCAAACTGAAGTTGTTAGATTCTGAATAgggtagggctgtcgattaatcgcagttaactcgcgattaactcaaaaaaattaatcgcgattaaaaaaattaatcgcactgttaaacaagagactaccaattgaaatttattaaatattttggatatttttctacattttctgtcttatatgctgtgttgtaattgaaatcaaagtgtatattttgattacaaatatttgcactgtaaaaatgataaacagaagaaatagtatttttcagttcacctcagacaagtactgtagtgcaatctctttgtcctgaaagtgcagcttacaaatgtagattttttttttgcataactgcactcaaaaacaaaactatataaaacttcagaggctacagatccactcagtcctacttcttgttcagcctatcactcagacaaacaagtttgtgtacatttacaggagataatgctgctctcttcttatttacaatgtcaccagaaagtgagaacaggcatttgcttggcacttttgtagccagcattgcaaggtatttaagtgccagatatgctaaacattcatatgccatttcatgctttggccaccattccagaggacatgcttccatgctgatgacgctcatttaaaaaaataatgagttaACTAAATTTGtgtctgaactccttgggggagaattgtatgtcccctgctctgttttacccacattctgccatatatttcatgttatagcagtctcggatgatgacccagaacatgttcattttaagaacactttcgctgcagatttgacaaaacgcaaagaaggtaccaatgtgagatttctaaagatagctacggcactcaacccaagatttaagaatcggaagtgccttccaaaatctgagagggacgaggtagggagcatgctttcagatatcttaaaagagcaacactctgatgtggaaactacagaatccaaaccaccaaaaaagaaaatcagccttctgctggtggcatctgactcagataatgaaaatgaacatgcatcggtacATCTAGCCCCCAGATGTAGAAATCTAGGGGATAGTGAGCATGAACACTCACTCCATCTGACTTCAGCTGTTATGATGGCTTATGGAGAGCAAGATGATGCACTAGGTAGCTGAGACTCTGATAATACAGGGCAAAGTAAATTCTTAGAAGTGAATAGAAAGCCAGTTTCTAGCAAATGGATGTAATATATCACTATTCAGGAAGACTGACTGATGTTGCTGTTAAGTGATCTTTAGGGGTATCCCCATGTAGAGCATTACTGCAATTCTGCTTGAGCTGAGCTTCTGCTAGTTCATATCCCAAGTCTTGGGCTCACCCAGGCTCTGGGAAAGCAAAGATGCTCTGTCATCTTCATTTGATGAAAATGAGTCAGAGTTGCATGACAGCCACATTCTGATCTCATTATCTTCCCAGAAGCCTCAGTTAGTTTGTAAgcttcttcagggcagggatcatgTATTTTTTTATGTATATGGATCCATGTCTAGCATATTGATGGGAGCCAGATTATATACACTGAACAGGGGAGATGAGTGTCTGGAAACCCACAGGAGATATTTCCTGGGGGCAGAGAAGTGATCACGGAGAATAATTCTCTCAAATTTTTCTGAGGGGAAAGAAGGGCACTCCACTAGCAATACCATCTACGTACTTGTGGTCATGTGTCAACAAGACCTTGTGGGCAAAGATTTTAAAGACTGTTGACAGATCTAAAAGAATAGGCATAAATATCTGACCTTTAGCATTACTAAGAGATTGTGAACAACCAATGAGACCAGTGCAATCTCTATAGTGTATATTGAAGCCAAAAGATGGACTGAAAAGGCTCAAGAAAGTCTGAGGACTACAGTTAACACTAGCATTGCCACACGATGACCTTCTCAGTGACATTTCCCAGAAAGCAAAGATAAGAGACCAGGGTGATAATTGGCAAGGTTGTCAATGTCAGAAGATAGTTTATTGAGCAAGGATTTAACAGCCACTTGTTAGTGAGGGAATTGTATCCTAAATTTCTGTAAGAAGGCATTAATCTGTCAGCAATTGCCCCCAGTGCCTTCCTACTTGATTATACAAGCTGTGGAGAACACTGATCTAAGCTGTACACCATTGGTTGAAATTCTTCCATTACCCCAAGAACCTGAGCCTCAAtctcaccaccctcttagtgcaGCGCAGGACCCCTTTCTCCTGTAACAGTGCTAGCGAGCAGTCCAGCATCATTCCTCCTTCCAGACAGCCACCAAGGATTATTCAGTTTGGGAAGTGGCATGAAATGAGTTAGAACAACAGAGTTTTGGTCCGTTAGTGATAGAATTAATATTTCCTATGCTCAGCAATGTTCTCTCTAAAATTGGTCCTGGGGATGGAGCACTGGATTTtgagtcaggacacctggataCTATTCTCAGCTATTCAAGTGACCTGCTGCTTGAGTTTAATCTAATCATTGATTTAgcatgtattatttatattgtagtaaTACCAAAAGGTCCCAAGATCATGGCACCATACAGACACCTAGCAAGACACAGTTCCATCTCCAGAAAGCTTACGGTCTAAATATACAAGACAAAGCATTGAAGAAAGGGACAAGTATTACTACCATTGTACCGATCAGGGTACTAAGGCAGAGAAATTAAGATTAATAAAGGTCACACATGGCAGAACTAGACTGAACTCACATCTTCTGATTCCCAATCCAGTGCttgaaccacaagaccatccttacTCTCTAATCATGCTGGGCCTCTGATTCACCATCTATAAAAAAGGGGTAATACCTGTCTATCTTTGTAAGTGTAACTGCATCATAATCTGCATTTATATGACAGTCTGTCTTGTATGATATAACTTGGTGTTTTGGGGCAGAGTTAGTAGAACCCACTGGTCAGTTATAGGTCCCCCTCCAGGCCTGATCCACTGAGGTATCAGTCTGTTACAGCACTCAACCACAGAGCTTGGCACTTAATTAAGTTCAAGGTATCATGTTAATTAAGTTCAAGGTATCAAGTTCAGATCATGCTTCCTGATCTAGAGGTTAGTCCACAGTGTGTCAAGCAAGATGGGAACTATCAGACTTTCATGGATGACCCTACAATTTACTGTACATAGCCCCATGTCTATGCTTGCATGCAGTTAATTGCAGGGTTGGAGCCTAAATGCctgtttggttttctttacagAACAGCATGGTGCTCTCAGCTGCTATATTTATCACCCTGATTGGCTTGATCGTGTACCTGCACTTTGTGAAAATTGACCATGAGTCCCTGTTAGTCATTGGCTCACTTGGCATCCAGATGACCTCATCCTATGCTTCGGGCAAAGAGAATACAACCTTCATTGAAATGAGCCAAGTGAAGGACGTGGTCATCAATGAGGCCATC encodes:
- the PIGH gene encoding phosphatidylinositol N-acetylglucosaminyltransferase subunit H isoform X1, whose product is MEEGVYRAVSGGRIALQRRQYSASCREFSVCCPRLQLRSLSAATCSVWLAAYGLFVLSQNSMVLSAAIFITLIGLIVYLHFVKIDHESLLVIGSLGIQMTSSYASGKENTTFIEMSQVKDVVINEAIYMQKVIYYLCILLQDPREPHGVSEVVPLFQSSKPRLDCLVEVYRSCQEILEQRKT
- the PIGH gene encoding phosphatidylinositol N-acetylglucosaminyltransferase subunit H isoform X2, translated to MEEGVYRAVSGGRIALQRRQYSASCREFSVCCPRLQLRSLSAATCSVWLAAYGLFVLSQNSMVLSAAIFITLIGLIVYLHFVKIDHESLLVIGSLGIQMTSSYASGKENTTFIEMSQVKDVVINEAIYMQKVIYYLCILLQDPREPHGVSEVVPLFQPFLGA